From a region of the Enterobacter sp. JBIWA008 genome:
- the rhlB gene encoding ATP-dependent RNA helicase RhlB, which translates to MSKTHLTEQKFSDFALHPKVIEALESKGFHNCTPIQALALPLTLAGRDVAGQAQTGTGKTMAFLTSTFHYLLSHPTIADRKVNQPRALIMAPTRELAVQIHADAEPLAQATGLKIGLAYGGDGYDKQLKVLESGVDILIGTTGRLIDYAKQNHINLGAIQVVVLDEADRMYDLGFIKDIRWLFRRMPPANQRLNMLFSATLSYRVRELAFEQMNNAEYVEVEPEQKTGHRIKEELFYPSNEEKMRLLQTLIEEEWPDRAIIFANTKHRCEDIWGHLAADGHRVGLLTGDVAQKKRLRILEEFTRGDLDILVATDVAARGLHIPAVTHVFNYDLPDDCEDYVHRIGRTGRAGASGHSISLACEEYALNLPAIETYIGHSIPQSKYNPEALLSELPPPKRLTRPRSGNGPRRSGGAPRNRRRSG; encoded by the coding sequence ATGAGCAAAACACATTTAACAGAACAGAAGTTTTCCGACTTCGCGCTGCACCCGAAGGTGATTGAAGCCCTTGAAAGTAAAGGGTTTCATAACTGCACGCCCATTCAGGCCCTCGCGCTGCCGCTGACGCTGGCCGGTCGCGATGTTGCCGGGCAGGCGCAAACCGGTACCGGCAAAACGATGGCGTTTTTAACGTCAACGTTTCATTATTTACTTTCTCACCCAACGATTGCAGACCGCAAAGTTAACCAGCCGCGCGCGCTAATTATGGCCCCGACGCGAGAACTGGCGGTACAGATCCACGCAGACGCTGAACCCCTGGCGCAGGCTACCGGCCTGAAGATTGGACTTGCCTATGGCGGCGACGGCTACGATAAACAGCTGAAAGTGCTGGAAAGTGGTGTGGATATCCTGATTGGTACCACCGGCCGTCTTATCGATTACGCCAAACAGAACCACATTAACCTCGGCGCAATCCAGGTTGTGGTGCTTGATGAAGCTGACCGCATGTACGATCTGGGCTTCATTAAAGACATTCGCTGGCTGTTCCGCCGTATGCCTCCGGCCAATCAGCGTCTGAATATGCTGTTCTCTGCAACCCTCTCATACCGCGTACGCGAGCTGGCGTTCGAACAGATGAACAACGCCGAATATGTAGAAGTGGAACCTGAGCAGAAAACGGGTCACCGCATTAAAGAAGAGCTCTTCTATCCTTCCAATGAAGAGAAAATGCGTCTGCTGCAAACGCTGATTGAAGAAGAGTGGCCAGATCGCGCCATTATCTTCGCGAACACCAAACACCGTTGTGAAGACATCTGGGGCCATCTGGCTGCAGACGGTCACCGTGTTGGCCTGTTGACAGGCGACGTGGCGCAGAAAAAACGCCTGCGTATTCTGGAAGAATTTACCCGTGGCGATCTTGATATCCTGGTCGCAACCGACGTAGCGGCACGTGGTTTACACATTCCGGCCGTGACGCACGTCTTTAACTACGATCTGCCAGACGACTGCGAAGACTATGTACACCGTATCGGTCGTACCGGTCGTGCGGGCGCAAGCGGTCACTCGATTAGCCTTGCTTGTGAAGAGTATGCGCTGAATCTTCCAGCCATTGAGACTTATATCGGTCACTCTATTCCGCAGAGCAAATACAATCCGGAAGCGCTGTTAAGCGAACTGCCGCCGCCTAAGCGTCTAACCCGCCCACGCTCCGGCAATGGTCCGCGTCGTTCTGGCGGCGCACCGCGTAATCGTCGTCGTTCAGGTTAA
- the gppA gene encoding guanosine-5'-triphosphate,3'-diphosphate diphosphatase, which yields MLSSTSLYAAIDLGSNSFHMLVVREVAGSIQTLTRIKRKVRLAAGLSSNNHLSPEAMERGWQCLRLFAERLQDIPHAQITVVATATLRLAVNAVDFIARAQEILGCTVQVISGEEEARLIYQGVAHTTGGDDRRLVVDIGGASTELVTGTGAQATSLFSLSMGCVTWLERYFTDRNLAKENFDEAENAAREVLRPVTDELRYHGWKVCVGASGTVQALQEIMMAQGMDERITLAKLQQLKQRAIQCGRLEELEIEGLTLERALVFPSGLAILIAIFTELNIQCMTLAGGALREGLVYGMLHLSVDQDIRSRTLRNVQRRFLVDIDQAGRVSQLASRFADQVANAWDLDHLSRDLLLSACALHEVGLSIDFKQAPAHAAYLVRNLDLPGYTPAQKKLLATLLLNQTNAVDLSSLHQQNAVPPRVAEHMCRLLRLAILFASRRRDDLLPAINLVADDEKLSLTLPENWIDRHPLGAEMIEQECQWQSYVHWVLEVK from the coding sequence ATGCTCAGCTCCACCTCGCTTTATGCGGCAATTGATCTCGGTTCGAATAGTTTTCATATGCTGGTTGTGCGCGAGGTGGCGGGAAGCATACAAACGCTGACGCGCATCAAGCGCAAGGTCCGCCTCGCGGCGGGCCTGAGCAGCAATAATCACCTCTCCCCTGAAGCCATGGAACGTGGCTGGCAGTGTCTGCGGCTCTTTGCCGAACGTCTGCAGGATATCCCGCACGCCCAAATCACCGTGGTCGCCACTGCGACACTCCGCCTGGCGGTTAACGCCGTGGATTTCATTGCCAGAGCGCAGGAAATTCTGGGGTGTACGGTACAGGTTATCAGCGGTGAAGAAGAAGCTCGCCTGATTTACCAGGGCGTTGCACATACCACGGGAGGTGACGATCGCCGTCTGGTGGTGGATATCGGCGGTGCCAGTACCGAGCTTGTGACCGGCACCGGCGCGCAGGCAACGTCGCTGTTCAGCCTGTCGATGGGCTGCGTGACCTGGCTTGAGCGCTACTTTACCGATCGGAACCTGGCGAAAGAGAACTTCGACGAGGCAGAAAACGCCGCGCGCGAGGTGTTACGCCCGGTAACGGATGAACTGCGCTATCACGGCTGGAAAGTCTGCGTGGGTGCCTCAGGTACGGTGCAGGCTCTCCAGGAAATCATGATGGCGCAGGGAATGGACGAGCGGATTACGCTTGCCAAACTTCAGCAGCTGAAACAGCGCGCCATTCAGTGCGGACGCCTGGAAGAGCTGGAAATTGAAGGCCTGACGCTGGAACGCGCGCTGGTCTTCCCGAGCGGGCTGGCCATTCTTATCGCCATTTTCACCGAGTTGAACATCCAGTGTATGACCCTGGCCGGCGGCGCGCTGCGCGAAGGTCTGGTCTACGGGATGTTGCATCTGTCGGTCGATCAGGATATCCGCAGCCGTACCCTGCGCAACGTGCAGCGTCGTTTTCTGGTTGATATCGATCAGGCAGGACGTGTGTCGCAGCTGGCGTCACGCTTCGCCGATCAGGTCGCGAACGCCTGGGACCTTGATCATCTGAGCCGGGATTTACTGCTGAGCGCCTGTGCGCTCCATGAAGTCGGACTGAGCATTGATTTTAAGCAGGCACCGGCTCACGCAGCGTATCTGGTACGCAACCTTGATTTACCGGGCTATACACCCGCGCAGAAAAAATTGCTGGCAACGCTGCTGCTGAACCAGACCAATGCCGTCGATCTCTCCTCTTTGCATCAGCAAAACGCCGTACCGCCGCGCGTGGCCGAGCATATGTGCCGCCTGCTGCGTCTGGCGATCCTGTTTGCCAGCCGCCGCCGCGATGATTTGCTGCCCGCCATTAATCTGGTGGCCGATGACGAGAAGCTTTCGCTGACGCTGCCGGAGAACTGGATTGATCGTCACCCGTTAGGGGCAGAAATGATCGAGCAGGAATGCCAGTGGCAGAGCTATGTGCACTGGGTGCTGGAAGTAAAGTAA
- the rep gene encoding DNA helicase Rep, which produces MRLNPGQQQAVEFVTGPCLVLAGAGSGKTRVITNKIAHLIHNCGYQARHIAAVTFTNKAAREMKERVGQTLGRKEARGLMISTFHTLGLDIIKREYAALGMKSNFSLFDDTDQVALLKELTEGLIEDDKVLLQQLISTISNWKNDLMMPAQAAAIAKGERDRIFAHCYGLYDAHMKACNVLDFDDLILLPTLLLQRNEEVRERWQNKIRYLLVDEYQDTNTSQYELVKLLVGQRARFTVVGDDDQSIYSWRGARPQNLVLLSKDFPALQVIKLEQNYRSSGRILKAANILIANNPHVFEKRLFSELGYGTELKVLSANNEDHEAERVTGELIAHHFVNKTEYKDYAILYRGNHQSRVFEKMLMQNRIPYKISGGTSFFSRPEIKDLLAYLRVLTNPDDDSAFLRIVNTPKREIGPATLQKLGEWAMTRNKSMFTASFDMGLSQTLTGRGYDSLTRFTHWLGEVQRLAEREPVAAVRDLIHGIDYESWLYETSASPKAAEMRMKNVNQLFSWMTEMLEGSEIDEPMTLTQVVTRFTLRDMMERGESEEEADQVQLMTLHASKGLEFPYVYLVGMEEGLLPHQSSIDEDNVDEERRLAYVGITRAQKELTFTLCKERRQYGELVRPEPSRFLLELPQDDVIWEQERKVITAEERMHKGQANVANIRAMLAKAKEKG; this is translated from the coding sequence ATGCGTTTAAACCCTGGACAACAACAAGCGGTCGAATTCGTTACTGGACCATGCCTGGTGCTGGCAGGGGCCGGTTCGGGTAAAACCCGCGTGATCACCAATAAAATCGCCCATCTGATCCACAACTGCGGGTATCAGGCGCGACACATTGCAGCGGTCACCTTTACCAATAAAGCGGCGCGCGAGATGAAAGAGCGTGTCGGTCAGACGCTGGGCCGTAAAGAGGCGCGCGGCCTGATGATCTCCACCTTCCACACGCTGGGGCTGGATATCATAAAACGCGAGTATGCGGCGCTGGGAATGAAGTCCAACTTCTCGCTCTTTGACGATACCGATCAGGTGGCGCTGCTCAAAGAGCTCACCGAGGGGCTGATCGAAGATGACAAAGTGCTGTTGCAGCAGCTGATCTCGACGATCTCGAACTGGAAAAACGATCTGATGATGCCGGCCCAGGCCGCGGCGATCGCCAAAGGCGAACGGGATCGGATCTTCGCCCACTGCTACGGTCTGTACGATGCGCATATGAAAGCGTGCAACGTGCTGGACTTTGACGACCTGATCCTGCTGCCCACGCTGCTGCTGCAGCGCAATGAAGAAGTGCGCGAGCGCTGGCAGAATAAAATCCGCTACCTGCTGGTGGATGAATATCAGGACACCAACACCAGCCAGTACGAGCTGGTGAAGCTGCTGGTGGGGCAGCGCGCGCGTTTCACCGTGGTAGGCGACGACGACCAGTCAATTTACTCCTGGCGCGGTGCACGCCCACAAAACCTGGTGCTGCTGAGCAAAGATTTCCCCGCCCTGCAGGTGATTAAGCTGGAGCAGAACTACCGCTCCTCAGGACGTATCCTGAAGGCAGCAAACATCCTGATTGCCAATAACCCGCACGTCTTTGAGAAGCGTCTCTTCTCCGAACTGGGCTACGGTACGGAGCTGAAAGTGCTCAGCGCCAATAATGAGGATCATGAAGCGGAGCGCGTGACGGGCGAACTCATCGCGCACCACTTCGTCAACAAAACCGAATATAAGGATTACGCGATCCTCTATCGCGGCAATCACCAGTCTCGCGTCTTTGAAAAGATGCTGATGCAGAACCGCATTCCGTACAAAATCTCGGGCGGCACGTCGTTCTTCTCACGACCAGAAATTAAAGATCTGCTGGCCTATCTGCGCGTGCTCACTAACCCGGATGACGACAGCGCGTTTCTGCGCATCGTGAATACGCCAAAACGCGAGATTGGCCCGGCGACGCTGCAAAAGCTCGGCGAGTGGGCGATGACCCGCAATAAAAGTATGTTTACCGCCAGCTTTGACATGGGGCTGAGCCAAACGTTAACCGGACGCGGGTATGACTCGTTAACCCGCTTCACCCACTGGCTCGGCGAAGTGCAGCGTCTCGCGGAGCGCGAGCCGGTGGCGGCAGTGCGCGATCTCATTCACGGCATCGACTATGAGTCCTGGCTGTATGAAACCTCAGCCAGCCCGAAAGCGGCTGAGATGCGCATGAAAAACGTTAACCAGCTCTTCAGCTGGATGACAGAAATGCTGGAGGGCTCTGAAATCGACGAGCCAATGACCCTGACGCAGGTGGTCACCCGCTTTACCCTGCGCGACATGATGGAGCGCGGCGAGAGCGAAGAAGAGGCCGATCAGGTTCAGCTGATGACGCTGCATGCGTCAAAAGGGCTTGAGTTTCCGTATGTGTATCTGGTCGGTATGGAAGAGGGATTGTTGCCGCACCAGAGCAGCATTGATGAAGACAACGTCGACGAGGAGCGCCGCCTGGCCTACGTGGGGATCACCCGTGCGCAGAAAGAGCTGACGTTCACGCTCTGTAAAGAGCGCCGCCAGTATGGTGAACTGGTTCGCCCGGAGCCGAGTCGTTTCCTGCTGGAACTGCCGCAGGATGACGTGATCTGGGAACAGGAGCGCAAAGTAATTACCGCAGAAGAGCGGATGCACAAGGGGCAGGCTAACGTGGCGAACATCCGCGCCATGCTGGCAAAAGCCAAAGAGAAAGGATGA
- the ppiC gene encoding peptidylprolyl isomerase PpiC yields the protein MKKTAAALHILVKEEKLAQEILAKLERGISFDHLAKRYSKCPSGRNGGDLGEFQQGAMVGPFDRAVFSCPLLKPCGPVKTKFGYHIIKVLYRR from the coding sequence ATGAAAAAGACCGCAGCAGCCCTGCATATTCTGGTAAAAGAAGAGAAACTGGCCCAGGAGATCCTGGCCAAGCTGGAGCGCGGCATCAGCTTTGATCATCTGGCGAAGCGTTACTCTAAATGCCCGTCCGGGCGCAATGGCGGGGATCTTGGCGAGTTTCAACAAGGTGCGATGGTCGGCCCGTTCGATCGGGCAGTCTTTAGCTGCCCGCTTCTGAAGCCCTGTGGCCCGGTAAAAACCAAATTTGGCTACCATATCATTAAGGTGCTTTATCGCCGCTGA
- the ppiC gene encoding peptidylprolyl isomerase PpiC gives MAKTAAAVHILVKEEKLALDLLEQIKNGADFGKLAKKHSICPSGKRGGDLGEFRQGQMVPAFDKVVFSCPVLEPTGPLHTQFGYHIIKVLYRK, from the coding sequence ATGGCAAAAACAGCAGCAGCAGTGCACATCCTCGTTAAAGAAGAGAAACTGGCTTTAGATCTTCTGGAGCAGATTAAAAACGGTGCCGACTTCGGCAAGCTGGCGAAGAAGCACTCTATCTGTCCGTCAGGCAAACGCGGCGGCGATCTGGGTGAATTCCGCCAGGGCCAGATGGTTCCGGCGTTCGATAAAGTGGTGTTCTCCTGCCCGGTGCTGGAGCCAACCGGCCCGCTGCACACGCAGTTCGGCTACCACATTATTAAAGTTCTGTATCGGAAATAA
- the ilvC gene encoding ketol-acid reductoisomerase — protein sequence MANYFNTLNLRQQLAQLGKCRFMARDEFADGASYLQGKKVVIVGCGAQGLNQGLNMRDSGLDISYALRKEAIAEKRASWRKATENGFKVGTYEELIPQADLVVNLTPDKQHSDVVRSVQPLMKDGAALGYSHGFNIVEVGEQIRKDITVVMVAPKCPGTEVREEYKRGFGVPTLIAVHPENDPKGEGMAIAKAWAAATGGHRAGVLESSFVAEVKSDLMGEQTILCGMLQAGSLLCFDKLVEEGTDPAYAEKLIQFGWETITEALKQGGITLMMDRLSNPAKLRAYALSEQLKTIMAPLFQKHMDDIISGEFSSGMMADWANDDKNLLTWREETGKTAFETAPQYEGKIGEQEYFDKGVLMIAMVKAGVELAFETMVDSGIIEESAYYESLHELPLIANTIARKRLYEMNVVISDTAEYGNYLFSYACVPLLKEFMTTLQTGDLGKAIAEGAVDNAQLRDVNEAIRSHQIEKVGHKLRGYMTDMKRIAVAG from the coding sequence ATGGCTAACTACTTTAATACACTGAACTTGCGCCAGCAGCTGGCGCAGCTGGGCAAATGCCGCTTCATGGCGCGCGACGAATTTGCCGATGGCGCGAGCTACCTTCAGGGTAAAAAAGTGGTCATCGTCGGCTGTGGCGCTCAGGGTCTGAACCAGGGCCTGAACATGCGTGATTCCGGTCTGGATATCTCCTATGCCCTGCGTAAAGAAGCGATTGCTGAGAAGCGTGCTTCCTGGCGCAAAGCAACCGAAAACGGCTTCAAAGTGGGTACCTACGAAGAGCTGATCCCGCAGGCGGATCTGGTGGTTAACCTGACGCCGGACAAGCAGCACTCTGACGTAGTGCGTTCCGTACAGCCGCTGATGAAAGACGGCGCCGCGCTGGGTTACTCCCACGGCTTTAACATCGTTGAAGTGGGCGAGCAGATCCGTAAAGACATCACCGTGGTGATGGTGGCACCAAAGTGCCCGGGTACCGAAGTACGTGAAGAGTACAAGCGTGGTTTCGGCGTGCCGACCCTGATCGCGGTACACCCGGAAAACGATCCGAAAGGCGAAGGCATGGCGATTGCCAAAGCATGGGCAGCGGCGACCGGCGGCCACCGTGCGGGCGTGCTGGAATCTTCCTTCGTTGCCGAAGTGAAATCTGACCTGATGGGCGAGCAGACCATCCTGTGCGGCATGCTGCAGGCCGGTTCTCTGCTGTGCTTCGACAAGCTGGTGGAAGAGGGTACCGACCCGGCATACGCGGAAAAACTGATTCAGTTCGGCTGGGAAACCATCACCGAAGCGCTGAAGCAGGGCGGTATTACGCTGATGATGGACCGTCTGTCCAACCCGGCAAAACTGCGTGCTTACGCGCTGTCTGAACAGCTGAAAACCATCATGGCACCGCTGTTCCAGAAACACATGGACGACATCATCTCCGGCGAATTCTCTTCCGGCATGATGGCGGACTGGGCGAATGACGATAAAAACCTGCTGACCTGGCGTGAAGAGACCGGTAAAACCGCGTTCGAAACCGCACCACAGTATGAAGGTAAAATCGGCGAGCAGGAGTACTTTGATAAAGGCGTACTGATGATCGCAATGGTGAAAGCAGGCGTTGAGCTGGCGTTCGAAACCATGGTGGATTCCGGCATCATCGAAGAGTCTGCGTACTACGAATCTCTGCACGAGCTGCCGCTGATCGCGAACACCATCGCCCGTAAGCGTCTGTATGAAATGAACGTGGTTATTTCTGATACCGCAGAATACGGTAACTACCTGTTCTCTTACGCCTGCGTACCGCTGCTGAAAGAGTTTATGACCACTCTGCAGACGGGCGATCTGGGTAAAGCGATTGCGGAAGGTGCCGTGGATAACGCGCAGCTGCGCGATGTGAACGAAGCGATTCGCAGCCACCAGATCGAGAAAGTGGGTCACAAACTGCGCGGCTACATGACCGATATGAAGCGTATCGCGGTAGCGGGTTAA
- the ilvY gene encoding HTH-type transcriptional activator IlvY, with protein sequence MDLRDLKMFLHLAESRHFGRSARAMHVSPSTLSRQIQRLEEDLGQPLFVRDNRTVTLTEAGEELRIFAQQTLLQYQQLRHSIDQQGPSLSGELHIFCSVTAAYSHLPPILDRFRAAHPSVEIKLTTGDAADAMEKVVTGEADLAIAGKPETLPGAVAFSMLENLAVVLIAPALPCPVRNQVSVEKPDWSTVPFIMADQGPVRRRIELWFRRQKISNPSIYATVSGHEAMVSMVALGCGVALLPEVVLENSPEPVRNRVMILERSDEKTPFELGVCAQKKRLHEPLIDAFWKILPNH encoded by the coding sequence GTGGATTTACGCGATCTGAAAATGTTCCTGCACCTGGCGGAAAGCCGTCATTTTGGCCGCAGCGCCCGGGCGATGCACGTTAGTCCTTCCACGCTTTCGCGCCAGATCCAGCGCCTTGAGGAAGATCTCGGCCAGCCGCTGTTCGTGCGCGATAACCGCACCGTCACCCTCACGGAAGCGGGCGAAGAGCTGCGTATTTTTGCCCAGCAGACGCTGTTGCAATACCAGCAGCTGCGGCACTCGATTGACCAGCAGGGGCCGTCACTTTCCGGCGAGCTGCATATTTTCTGCTCCGTGACCGCCGCCTATAGCCATCTGCCGCCCATTCTCGACCGCTTCCGAGCGGCGCATCCGTCGGTTGAAATTAAACTCACCACCGGCGACGCCGCCGACGCAATGGAAAAAGTGGTCACGGGTGAAGCGGATCTCGCCATTGCCGGGAAACCCGAAACCCTGCCGGGGGCGGTGGCATTCTCAATGCTGGAGAATCTGGCGGTGGTACTGATTGCCCCGGCGCTGCCCTGCCCGGTGCGTAACCAGGTGTCGGTGGAAAAACCGGACTGGTCCACGGTGCCGTTTATCATGGCCGATCAGGGGCCGGTGCGCCGCCGCATCGAGCTGTGGTTCCGCCGCCAGAAAATTAGCAATCCTTCGATTTACGCCACGGTCAGCGGCCATGAGGCGATGGTGTCGATGGTGGCGCTGGGCTGTGGCGTGGCGCTGCTGCCGGAAGTGGTGCTGGAAAACAGCCCCGAACCGGTGCGCAATCGCGTGATGATTCTGGAGCGCAGCGACGAGAAGACGCCGTTTGAGCTTGGCGTGTGCGCACAAAAAAAGCGGCTGCATGAGCCGCTTATTGATGCGTTCTGGAAGATATTGCCGAACCACTGA
- the ilvA gene encoding threonine ammonia-lyase, biosynthetic, whose protein sequence is MAESQPLSAAPEGAEYLRAVLRAPVYEAVQVTPLQKMEKLSSRLDNVILVKREDRQPVHSFKLRGAYAMMAGLTDEQKARGVITASAGNHAQGVAFSSARLGLKALIVMPVATADIKVDAVRGFGGEVLLHGANFDEAKAKAIELAQQQGFTWVPPFDHPMVIAGQGTLALELLQQDAHLDRVFVPVGGGGLAAGVAVLIKQLMPQIKVIAVEAEDSACLKAALDAGHPVDLPRVGLFAEGVAVKRIGDETFRLCQEYLDDIITVDSDAICAAMKDLFEDVRAVAEPSGALALAGMKKYIAQHNIRGERLAHVLSGANVNFHGLRYVSERCELGEQREALLAVTIPEEKGSFLKFCQLLGGRSVTEFNYRFADAKDACIFVGVRLSRGVEERKEILNLLHEGGYSVVDLSDDEMAKLHVRYMVGGRPSKPLRERLFSFEFPESPGALLKFLHTLGTHWNISLFHYRSHGTDYGRVLAAFELGEHEPDFETRLNELGYECHDETHNPAFRFFLAG, encoded by the coding sequence ATGGCCGAGTCACAACCCTTATCCGCCGCCCCCGAGGGGGCGGAATACCTGAGAGCGGTGCTGCGCGCGCCGGTCTATGAAGCCGTGCAGGTCACGCCCCTGCAGAAAATGGAAAAACTATCCTCGCGTCTCGACAACGTTATTCTGGTGAAGCGCGAAGACCGTCAGCCGGTGCACAGCTTTAAGCTGCGCGGCGCCTACGCGATGATGGCCGGACTGACCGACGAGCAGAAAGCGCGCGGCGTCATTACCGCGTCGGCTGGCAACCACGCCCAGGGTGTGGCGTTTTCGTCTGCGCGTCTGGGGCTGAAAGCGTTAATCGTGATGCCGGTTGCCACGGCGGATATCAAAGTCGATGCGGTACGCGGTTTCGGCGGGGAAGTGCTGCTCCACGGGGCTAATTTCGACGAAGCGAAAGCCAAAGCGATTGAGCTGGCGCAGCAGCAGGGTTTTACCTGGGTGCCGCCGTTCGACCACCCGATGGTGATTGCCGGGCAGGGCACGCTGGCGCTGGAACTGCTGCAGCAGGATGCCCACCTCGACCGCGTCTTCGTTCCGGTTGGCGGTGGCGGCCTTGCTGCAGGTGTCGCAGTGCTGATCAAGCAGCTGATGCCGCAGATCAAAGTCATCGCCGTTGAAGCGGAAGATTCTGCCTGCCTGAAAGCGGCGCTGGATGCCGGGCATCCGGTAGACCTTCCGCGCGTCGGGCTGTTTGCCGAAGGCGTGGCGGTGAAGCGCATTGGGGACGAAACCTTCCGCCTGTGCCAGGAGTATCTCGACGATATCATCACGGTTGATAGCGACGCCATCTGCGCGGCGATGAAGGATCTGTTCGAGGATGTGCGTGCGGTGGCGGAACCGTCAGGCGCGCTGGCGCTGGCGGGAATGAAGAAATACATTGCGCAGCACAACATTCGCGGCGAGCGACTGGCGCACGTGCTGTCTGGTGCGAACGTGAACTTCCACGGTCTGCGCTACGTTTCCGAGCGCTGCGAGCTGGGCGAACAGCGGGAAGCGCTGCTGGCGGTGACGATTCCTGAAGAGAAGGGCAGCTTCCTGAAGTTCTGCCAGCTGCTGGGCGGCCGTTCGGTAACGGAATTTAACTACCGTTTTGCCGATGCCAAAGACGCCTGCATTTTTGTCGGCGTGCGTCTGAGCCGCGGCGTGGAGGAGCGCAAAGAGATCCTCAACCTGCTGCATGAGGGCGGCTACAGCGTGGTCGATCTCTCTGACGACGAGATGGCGAAGCTGCACGTGCGCTACATGGTCGGCGGGCGTCCATCGAAGCCGCTCAGGGAACGTCTGTTCAGCTTCGAGTTCCCGGAATCGCCGGGCGCGCTGCTCAAGTTCCTGCACACGCTGGGCACGCACTGGAACATCTCTCTGTTCCACTACCGTAGCCACGGCACCGACTACGGCCGCGTGCTGGCGGCGTTCGAACTGGGCGAGCACGAGCCTGATTTTGAAACGCGGCTCAACGAGCTGGGCTATGAGTGTCACGACGAAACCCATAACCCGGCGTTCCGCTTCTTCCTGGCAGGCTAG